A DNA window from Paenibacillus sp. HWE-109 contains the following coding sequences:
- a CDS encoding GerAB/ArcD/ProY family transporter yields the protein MKVARSDQISVSQLTVLNTSMILGLSILTLPRATSEKIGTPDVWITVLIAGLISILLAVICTKVGQRFPGQTFFEFNQLIVGKAIGIAFSLVFCVYYIMMAAFEVRMQAEVIRQFLLDQTPIEVTMITFLAVAAYLIVGQLNPIARLMEFLLPITYISILVVMLLSVQDFDIDRLRPVLGEGIRPVFSGLLSTALSYSGFECIMVFTAFVNEPSKMIRSAIIGVALIIVLYTINVIIVIDVFGVSEASTLTWPTLELIKNVESAGFFLENFEVIFIAVWLVEIFTTYIISHYIASLGISQLFRININYVHVGLLIVIYIIAIYPSDLNGSIKLGEIIGYLSLVTAGVMPVLLLIIAVLRKRGHTP from the coding sequence ATGAAGGTAGCGCGGAGTGATCAAATTTCGGTTTCGCAATTAACTGTCCTCAATACATCCATGATTCTCGGACTGTCGATCCTTACATTGCCAAGGGCTACTTCTGAGAAAATAGGTACACCTGATGTATGGATTACCGTACTTATAGCAGGGTTGATATCTATCCTGCTGGCAGTTATTTGTACCAAAGTTGGCCAACGGTTTCCCGGACAAACTTTTTTTGAATTCAATCAACTCATTGTTGGTAAAGCGATCGGGATTGCTTTTAGCCTGGTGTTTTGCGTTTACTACATTATGATGGCGGCTTTCGAAGTACGCATGCAAGCTGAAGTGATCAGGCAGTTTTTATTAGATCAAACACCGATTGAAGTGACCATGATCACATTTCTTGCGGTTGCCGCCTATTTAATCGTAGGACAATTGAATCCGATCGCCAGACTCATGGAATTTTTATTACCCATTACCTATATTAGTATCTTGGTTGTCATGCTGCTAAGTGTCCAAGACTTCGACATTGATCGTTTGCGTCCTGTTCTTGGCGAAGGGATACGGCCAGTTTTTAGTGGCCTCCTCTCGACTGCGCTCTCCTACTCGGGTTTTGAATGTATTATGGTCTTCACCGCCTTTGTGAATGAACCTAGCAAAATGATACGCTCAGCTATCATCGGTGTTGCTTTGATCATCGTCCTCTACACAATAAACGTGATCATCGTCATTGATGTATTTGGTGTTTCAGAAGCTAGCACATTAACTTGGCCGACCTTGGAATTAATAAAGAACGTGGAGTCGGCAGGCTTCTTTCTAGAAAACTTCGAAGTTATTTTCATTGCAGTTTGGTTAGTTGAAATTTTCACTACTTACATTATATCCCATTACATCGCAAGCTTGGGAATTAGCCAACTTTTTCGCATCAACATTAACTATGTGCATGTTGGTTTGTTGATCGTCATTTACATTATCGCAATCTATCCAAGCGATTTGAACGGCAGCATCAAGCTTGGTGAAATTATTGGCTATTTATCCTTGGTAACGGCAGGAGTTATGCCCGTCTTATTATTAATCATTGCTGTTCTCAGAAAAAGGGGACATACACCTTGA
- a CDS encoding Ger(x)C family spore germination protein → MKSPKMRSVVFLVFISLIVLPGCWDKREIEQLGMIAGIALDQAEDPVSNRIKMTQQFVNTTIGTKDEVVKGYYNLIDEGTNLFEIIRKTSTRTDRSPYYTHLKVIILSDKVTSSTQLLDLMNFFQRDHEMRRSVRVYFSKGPASGFLEKKTENNEIPAFNIFYRSRNHYKTLEMARQTTLGELSVNLSSDNSFLVQEINLTNGYTMQGAAVISGKKKRLIGWLDKDEVSGINWILGTRHGSQGGVLKVVDKKTKKEIIYEVNNTKTKIKPRVEGERISFLVSIESEGRLGEDWTLNDAFEEDYIKKVDKQVAEEVKRLVEHSIAKTKDTYKVDVANFGEQLRIHNYRTWKQVKTNWDETFSEANIDVEVKIHIREFGSKGRKTPKIGK, encoded by the coding sequence TTGAAATCGCCAAAAATGCGGAGTGTCGTATTTCTCGTATTCATTTCGTTGATTGTACTTCCAGGATGTTGGGATAAACGTGAAATCGAACAGTTGGGCATGATCGCCGGTATCGCGTTGGATCAGGCGGAAGATCCCGTCAGCAATCGGATAAAGATGACCCAACAATTCGTCAACACGACCATCGGAACGAAGGATGAGGTGGTTAAAGGATATTATAACCTGATCGATGAAGGAACTAATTTGTTTGAAATTATTAGAAAAACGTCAACAAGAACAGATCGATCGCCCTACTATACACATTTGAAGGTTATCATCCTAAGCGATAAAGTTACTTCCTCCACTCAATTGCTAGACTTGATGAACTTTTTTCAACGGGATCATGAGATGAGAAGAAGTGTGCGTGTCTATTTTTCAAAAGGACCTGCAAGTGGGTTTTTAGAAAAAAAGACGGAAAATAATGAAATTCCCGCCTTTAATATTTTTTATAGGTCTCGAAATCATTACAAAACGTTAGAAATGGCTCGACAAACAACCTTGGGTGAGCTGTCCGTTAATTTGTCTAGCGACAATAGTTTCCTTGTTCAAGAAATTAATCTTACAAACGGATATACGATGCAAGGAGCAGCAGTCATTTCAGGGAAAAAAAAGCGATTGATCGGATGGTTGGATAAAGACGAGGTATCAGGAATTAATTGGATTCTCGGAACTCGTCATGGCAGTCAAGGAGGGGTTCTTAAGGTCGTCGATAAGAAAACAAAGAAAGAGATTATCTACGAAGTTAATAATACCAAAACAAAGATCAAGCCTAGAGTAGAAGGAGAACGGATTTCTTTTCTCGTTTCCATTGAATCCGAAGGGCGTCTGGGTGAGGACTGGACACTAAATGATGCATTCGAAGAGGATTATATTAAGAAAGTGGATAAACAAGTAGCCGAAGAGGTAAAACGCCTCGTTGAGCATTCCATTGCAAAAACAAAAGATACGTATAAAGTGGATGTTGCCAATTTCGGTGAACAATTAAGAATACATAACTACAGAACATGGAAGCAAGTAAAGACAAACTGGGATGAGACGTTCAGTGAGGCTAACATTGATGTCGAAGTAAAAATACACATTCGAGAGTTCGGTTCCAAAGGAAGAAAAACACCGAAGATTGGGAAGTAA
- a CDS encoding DeoR/GlpR family DNA-binding transcription regulator codes for MLAPERHRLILLELESKGQVTVVELKSLLQVSLDTVRRDLERLEQEEKLRRVHGGAVSKREDVATNQAFFKRKITQNERKQELAMYAVELVKEYQAVSLNAGTTNIEVAKRLAARFEKLTVITNSLRIADILALKKGFTVIIPGGYLNHEEFSLYGRSMEEEIMNFNIDLAFISINAISLEKGLTDFRQGEAEVINAMLKSAKRKVVVADSSKFETVSYLNISGLDQIDLIVTDSLMDSSLLETYKKHNISIINASLS; via the coding sequence ATGCTTGCACCAGAGAGGCATCGCTTAATATTATTGGAACTGGAATCCAAAGGGCAAGTCACCGTAGTGGAATTGAAGTCATTGCTGCAAGTTTCCCTTGATACAGTACGCAGGGATCTAGAACGGTTGGAACAAGAGGAGAAGCTTAGACGCGTACATGGAGGAGCTGTTTCCAAAAGAGAAGACGTAGCGACGAATCAGGCGTTCTTCAAGCGTAAAATTACGCAGAACGAAAGAAAGCAGGAACTGGCTATGTACGCTGTCGAGCTGGTGAAGGAGTATCAAGCTGTTTCTCTCAATGCCGGCACGACCAATATCGAGGTTGCCAAGCGGCTTGCCGCGCGTTTCGAGAAGCTCACAGTCATAACAAATTCCCTGCGCATCGCGGATATTTTGGCGCTGAAAAAGGGTTTCACAGTTATTATTCCCGGGGGTTATCTGAATCATGAGGAGTTTTCCTTGTACGGGCGCTCGATGGAAGAGGAAATTATGAATTTCAATATCGATCTGGCATTCATTAGTATCAATGCGATTTCCCTTGAGAAAGGGCTGACTGATTTTCGCCAAGGTGAGGCAGAGGTCATTAATGCGATGCTAAAGAGTGCCAAGCGGAAAGTTGTCGTAGCGGATTCCAGTAAATTCGAAACGGTATCCTACCTGAATATTAGCGGATTGGATCAGATTGATTTGATTGTAACGGATTCTTTGATGGACAGCAGTCTTCTGGAGACTTACAAAAAACATAATATTTCGATCATAAACGCAAGCTTATCCTAG
- a CDS encoding metallophosphoesterase family protein, with product MERNRIRFGLMTDIHQDLMYKASDRLQAFIDHSNKEDLDFIIQLGDFCFPTPENKPFLGIWQQFGGPNYHVLGNHDMDICDKQTIMSYLGMKRNYYSFDCGDYHFIVLDANYFRVDSQYVDYSFGNYSKHADSVSNVTDEQLEWLREDLSQTDKHTILFSHQSLEETHVGTNVGIHNSDKLREILREANQSAGFRKVIACMNGHNHLDGVKVIDDIYFIHMNSISYHYLGPQFNTIRYSEEITEEHPIFRQSVPYEEPIYAIITLEPGLLMIKGKESTYVGPAPNEIGHSNANAGHVVSAKISSRQLKF from the coding sequence ATGGAACGTAACCGAATTCGATTTGGGTTAATGACCGATATTCATCAAGATTTGATGTATAAAGCAAGCGATCGGCTTCAAGCATTTATAGATCATTCCAATAAAGAGGATTTAGATTTTATTATCCAGTTGGGGGATTTTTGTTTCCCGACCCCGGAAAACAAACCGTTTCTTGGCATTTGGCAACAGTTTGGCGGGCCTAACTATCATGTGCTAGGCAATCATGACATGGATATCTGTGATAAACAAACGATTATGAGCTATCTTGGCATGAAGCGAAACTACTATTCATTCGACTGCGGGGACTACCATTTCATTGTTTTGGATGCAAACTATTTCCGTGTTGACAGTCAATATGTTGATTATTCGTTTGGTAATTATTCCAAGCATGCAGATTCCGTCAGTAATGTTACAGATGAACAATTAGAGTGGTTAAGGGAAGATTTGTCCCAAACGGACAAACACACGATTTTGTTCAGCCATCAAAGTCTGGAAGAGACGCATGTGGGAACTAACGTCGGTATACATAACAGCGACAAACTTCGTGAGATTTTGCGGGAAGCCAATCAATCAGCGGGCTTCCGTAAAGTGATTGCTTGTATGAATGGCCACAATCATCTTGATGGCGTCAAAGTGATCGACGATATTTACTTCATTCATATGAACAGTATTTCTTACCATTACCTGGGGCCTCAGTTCAATACGATTCGGTATTCTGAGGAAATTACGGAGGAGCATCCGATTTTCAGACAATCTGTTCCCTACGAAGAACCCATTTATGCCATAATCACACTAGAGCCTGGGCTCTTGATGATAAAGGGAAAAGAATCAACGTACGTCGGCCCGGCTCCGAACGAAATCGGGCACAGTAATGCAAATGCGGGGCATGTGGTATCGGCGAAGATTTCAAGCAGGCAGCTGAAATTTTAA
- a CDS encoding ABC transporter substrate-binding protein: MKNMKKAFGSAFSIVCAVSLISGCSNGTTEGPTAAVSPAESSKSGAEASSPAKLAPVNLTIYRVGTPQPDEKAVVEAMNKITKEKINTTITLNTIDWGNYDDKMKVIISAGEDWDLTYTAHWTNNFYNNVAKGAFLPLDDLLAKYGAHIKETIPAQFFDGARVNGKLYGITSYQIMATMKGFSIKKDLADKYKLDKTTIKSLRDLEPFLEKLKQNEPSIVPTTSGASVTTEFLSKIDTGLAYDTVAGDTTNPLVINVKNNDFKIKNLYELPETMELAKMNREWYNKGYIRKDAATIKDYKAEQKTGKYGMFPAGAVKPGNEGDTKGWAGYDVTDVQLSPSYVSNTSLISSLAAINQNSKNPERAMMYLDLLFADKELYQLLCVGIDGKHYKKVDDRTIESLPNGGYNPGTDWEFGSQFNMFLRPGQPKDVWEQTNKVNKEAIVSPLIGFVLNRDPIKTEMAQIDAITKQYNSVENSLLTYGAAEPDKIMAEINDKLKKAGLDKVTAEAQKQLDEWRKANKK, encoded by the coding sequence ATGAAAAACATGAAAAAAGCGTTTGGAAGCGCATTCTCAATCGTATGTGCAGTATCCTTAATTAGCGGATGCAGCAACGGAACAACGGAGGGGCCAACCGCTGCGGTTTCGCCAGCTGAGAGTTCGAAAAGCGGGGCAGAGGCGTCTAGTCCTGCTAAGCTTGCTCCTGTGAATCTAACCATCTACAGAGTCGGCACACCGCAACCAGATGAGAAAGCTGTTGTCGAGGCCATGAACAAGATTACCAAGGAAAAAATCAATACGACCATCACACTGAACACCATTGACTGGGGCAATTACGACGACAAGATGAAAGTGATTATTTCGGCAGGCGAGGATTGGGATTTAACGTACACGGCTCACTGGACAAATAATTTTTATAACAATGTTGCGAAAGGCGCGTTCCTGCCGTTAGACGATCTTCTGGCTAAATATGGTGCGCATATCAAGGAAACAATTCCTGCGCAATTTTTTGATGGAGCTCGTGTGAATGGCAAGCTATATGGCATAACGAGCTATCAGATTATGGCGACCATGAAAGGGTTTTCAATTAAAAAGGATTTAGCCGATAAGTACAAACTGGATAAAACAACGATTAAATCATTACGTGATTTGGAACCATTTTTGGAAAAGCTGAAGCAAAATGAGCCTAGCATTGTGCCTACGACGAGCGGCGCATCGGTTACCACAGAGTTTCTTTCAAAAATTGATACTGGACTCGCTTATGACACCGTTGCGGGCGATACGACCAATCCGCTTGTGATTAATGTGAAAAATAATGATTTTAAGATTAAGAACTTGTATGAACTTCCGGAAACGATGGAACTAGCCAAAATGAATCGTGAATGGTACAACAAAGGATACATACGCAAAGATGCAGCTACGATTAAAGATTATAAAGCGGAACAAAAAACGGGGAAATATGGGATGTTCCCTGCGGGAGCGGTGAAGCCTGGCAATGAAGGCGATACAAAAGGATGGGCAGGATACGATGTAACCGATGTTCAGTTAAGTCCGTCTTACGTTTCCAATACGAGTTTAATTTCATCTTTGGCAGCGATTAACCAAAACTCCAAAAATCCTGAACGCGCGATGATGTATCTGGATCTATTATTTGCCGATAAAGAATTATATCAATTATTGTGTGTAGGTATTGATGGCAAGCATTACAAGAAAGTGGACGACAGAACCATTGAATCCTTGCCAAATGGCGGATATAATCCGGGAACGGACTGGGAATTTGGCAGTCAATTTAATATGTTCCTTCGTCCAGGGCAGCCTAAGGATGTGTGGGAGCAAACGAATAAAGTGAACAAAGAAGCGATTGTTTCCCCATTAATCGGCTTTGTTTTGAATCGTGATCCCATTAAAACGGAGATGGCCCAAATCGATGCGATTACAAAGCAGTACAACAGTGTAGAAAATTCGCTTCTGACTTACGGAGCTGCCGAACCGGATAAAATTATGGCTGAAATCAACGATAAACTAAAGAAAGCAGGACTGGATAAAGTTACCGCAGAAGCTCAGAAACAACTTGACGAATGGCGCAAGGCAAATAAAAAATAA
- a CDS encoding golvesin C-terminal-like domain-containing protein, which translates to MLKRAISGVMVVLLLLFGTIFGMPMATQAAGNTYYVATTGSDSNSGTISSPFKTIAKAASVMVAGDTCMIRGGTYREVIQPTKSGTAGNPITYKAYAGETVTVSAADKVTGWTLHSGNIYKAQMNWSLGMENQVFVNGEMMHIAQYPNWTDTNVFNPGRANMDSGADLTIAYSGLNKPADYWKGGSVWIRGTWTAQTTTVTASSGNQITIAPLSSSDGRFTGPLAGREFFIFNLLSELDAEREWFYDSSTQAMYLWAPGGVNPSTMNVETKKRIYCIDLTGVSYVNIEGLNTFGGTIRMADNSSNNVVKGIDAKYISHRMNLQNAYEKDDTGVYVGGSNNTLRDSKLAYSSGNLIIVAGSDNKVINNLAHEANYMGTYNANVFIKGKRHLISYNTLYNAGRDLVQLQDVEAVIFEYNDLSLNGLLNHDCGGIYVTKEDGGKTEIRYNRIHDLTVYQDTGIYLDQHSHNFIIHHNTIWNTDFAAIKSSQPGNFVQIYDNMVDGIIKSVFGSAFNNDGYGTWIYNNVATDGYLIDGDAFRYGNTTVGYNQNLYPPAGQNLANPPNPTYAPSTLQNTNRVKNAFFDSNLDSWTKIGAPTAVFYSATYDPINIDNRETRSGYGSVQLGSGQNGVEQLITGLEPNTTYEYSAWARVPFGETVEIGVKEYGDATIYKNVYGNYPNWTRQKVQFKTGPSHTSAKVYIWKSSSGAGLCYGDDAGLIEMNDTVPLIVDNGDPNYSEISGSWLDSNLTGYNGSTTRYAREGASAKWTAPISVARTYDVYMNKIIHSTSDTNTKVEVVHDGVTSAVYEDYSTGTPSWKYMGTFTMTPGQPNYVKVTRGNNSLRADAVKFVASNNSFDPAVFYKIVNKKSGKLLDVANSTNEPGAKAIQLGNLGGESKRWQIMYNGNDYSLVNKNSGMAVDVAGSAITSGAEVVQSPYYGIISQGWQIAAAGNGYYKIINTNSGMVAAVKGGSTADGAEIIQSPYSGNDSQLWNIVLDTGGDAQIVDNGDASYSEVSGSWVDSSVIGYNGSSSRYSVSSGASAKWTAPITAGGTYEVFIYKTISSNSDTNTKVEVVHNGTTSTSYENYSTSTSGWKLIGTYTMTPGQSNYVKITRGNKTVRADAVKFVIVD; encoded by the coding sequence ATGTTAAAAAGAGCAATTTCAGGTGTAATGGTGGTGTTGCTTTTATTGTTCGGCACTATTTTTGGAATGCCGATGGCGACGCAGGCGGCAGGAAACACCTACTACGTAGCCACAACCGGCAGCGACAGCAATTCCGGCACAATAAGCAGTCCGTTCAAGACCATCGCAAAGGCTGCAAGTGTCATGGTTGCAGGTGATACGTGTATGATCAGAGGAGGTACATACAGGGAAGTCATTCAGCCTACCAAATCGGGCACAGCCGGAAATCCAATCACCTATAAGGCTTATGCCGGTGAGACGGTAACTGTAAGCGCCGCTGACAAGGTTACCGGGTGGACGCTTCATTCCGGGAACATATACAAAGCACAGATGAATTGGAGCCTGGGAATGGAGAACCAGGTGTTCGTTAATGGTGAGATGATGCACATAGCCCAGTACCCCAACTGGACGGATACCAACGTCTTCAATCCGGGTAGGGCAAACATGGATAGCGGTGCCGACCTAACAATCGCATATTCAGGCCTTAACAAGCCTGCCGATTACTGGAAGGGGGGATCCGTTTGGATTAGGGGGACGTGGACTGCCCAAACGACTACGGTTACCGCTTCAAGCGGAAATCAGATTACAATAGCGCCGCTTTCGTCTTCCGATGGCCGTTTTACAGGTCCATTAGCCGGCAGGGAATTCTTTATCTTCAATTTATTGAGCGAGCTTGATGCCGAACGAGAATGGTTTTATGACAGCAGTACCCAGGCCATGTATTTGTGGGCACCCGGAGGCGTAAACCCCTCTACCATGAATGTTGAAACGAAAAAAAGGATTTATTGTATAGACCTTACTGGGGTTTCCTATGTCAATATCGAAGGCCTGAACACCTTCGGAGGCACAATAAGAATGGCGGACAATTCATCCAACAATGTAGTGAAGGGGATAGACGCCAAATATATCTCCCACAGGATGAACCTTCAAAATGCATATGAAAAGGACGACACGGGGGTTTATGTGGGTGGCAGCAACAATACCTTGAGGGATTCCAAACTTGCTTACAGCTCCGGAAATCTCATCATCGTTGCTGGTTCGGACAATAAGGTTATAAACAATCTTGCACATGAAGCCAACTATATGGGAACTTACAATGCAAACGTATTTATAAAGGGCAAAAGACATTTGATAAGCTATAATACACTATACAATGCAGGCCGGGATTTAGTGCAGCTACAAGACGTTGAAGCGGTTATTTTTGAGTATAACGACCTCAGCCTAAATGGATTATTAAACCATGATTGCGGCGGAATTTACGTTACAAAAGAAGATGGTGGAAAGACAGAGATCAGGTATAACCGCATCCATGACCTTACAGTTTACCAAGATACCGGGATCTATTTAGATCAGCACAGCCACAATTTTATTATCCATCACAATACGATCTGGAATACGGATTTCGCAGCAATTAAATCCAGCCAGCCAGGAAATTTTGTGCAAATATACGACAATATGGTGGATGGGATTATTAAAAGTGTTTTTGGCAGTGCATTTAATAATGACGGATATGGAACCTGGATCTACAATAATGTTGCAACTGACGGCTATTTGATAGACGGAGATGCCTTCCGGTATGGCAATACAACTGTAGGATACAACCAGAACCTCTATCCTCCGGCAGGACAAAACTTGGCTAATCCACCCAATCCTACCTATGCGCCGTCAACGCTGCAAAACACAAATAGGGTTAAAAATGCCTTCTTTGACTCAAACCTTGATTCATGGACAAAAATCGGTGCACCAACGGCAGTTTTTTATAGTGCAACCTATGACCCTATTAACATCGATAATAGAGAAACAAGGTCAGGTTATGGAAGTGTACAGCTTGGCAGCGGGCAGAATGGGGTCGAACAGTTGATAACCGGTCTTGAGCCCAATACAACCTACGAATATTCAGCTTGGGCAAGGGTACCTTTCGGTGAGACTGTAGAGATAGGTGTCAAGGAATATGGCGATGCAACCATTTATAAAAACGTATATGGCAATTATCCAAACTGGACAAGGCAGAAGGTGCAGTTTAAAACAGGCCCAAGCCATACAAGCGCAAAGGTTTATATATGGAAGAGTTCTTCGGGTGCAGGTCTGTGCTATGGAGATGACGCGGGATTGATTGAGATGAATGATACTGTCCCCTTGATCGTGGATAACGGAGACCCCAATTACAGTGAAATAAGTGGTTCATGGTTAGACAGTAACTTGACCGGTTATAATGGAAGCACTACCAGGTACGCTCGTGAAGGTGCTTCGGCGAAATGGACCGCTCCCATTTCCGTAGCCAGAACTTATGATGTCTATATGAATAAGATCATTCATAGCACCTCCGATACCAATACGAAGGTCGAGGTGGTTCATGACGGTGTTACCAGTGCAGTCTATGAGGATTATTCCACCGGCACTCCTAGCTGGAAGTATATGGGTACTTTTACGATGACACCGGGGCAACCCAACTATGTAAAAGTAACCAGAGGCAATAACTCTCTTAGGGCAGATGCAGTAAAATTTGTAGCTTCCAATAATTCGTTTGACCCTGCAGTATTTTATAAAATTGTCAACAAGAAGAGCGGGAAACTATTGGATGTTGCCAATAGTACGAATGAGCCTGGTGCAAAGGCCATCCAGCTAGGGAATTTAGGCGGAGAAAGTAAGCGATGGCAGATTATGTATAACGGCAACGATTATAGCCTAGTAAACAAGAACAGCGGCATGGCGGTTGATGTTGCAGGAAGTGCGATAACGAGCGGTGCGGAAGTTGTTCAATCTCCATACTATGGAATTATCAGTCAAGGGTGGCAGATTGCCGCTGCCGGCAATGGTTATTATAAGATCATCAATACGAACAGCGGCATGGTTGCTGCCGTTAAAGGCGGTTCCACAGCAGACGGTGCGGAGATCATTCAATCGCCATACTCTGGAAACGATAGTCAGCTGTGGAACATCGTATTAGACACAGGTGGAGATGCGCAGATTGTGGATAATGGAGATGCCAGCTACAGTGAAGTAAGTGGGTCATGGGTAGACAGCAGCGTGATCGGCTATAATGGAAGCTCGTCCAGGTACAGCGTTAGCAGCGGTGCCTCAGCGAAATGGACTGCTCCCATTACCGCAGGCGGAACTTATGAAGTCTTTATCTATAAGACAATTAGCAGCAACTCCGATACCAATACGAAGGTAGAAGTGGTTCATAACGGTACTACCAGTACAAGCTATGAGAATTATTCCACCAGTACTTCAGGCTGGAAGCTGATTGGTACTTATACGATGACTCCGGGGCAATCCAACTATGTGAAAATCACCCGGGGCAATAAAACTGTCCGGGCAGATGCCGTAAAGTTTGTTATCGTTGATTGA